DNA sequence from the Lagenorhynchus albirostris chromosome 13, mLagAlb1.1, whole genome shotgun sequence genome:
GTTGCAGGCTCCAGGGTGGTACCCAGGGCCACTCTGGCTGTCTGCAAAGCCTGGCCTGGTGCCTGGGCACACAGCCCCTTGGGACAAGCTGGCACCACTGCTGTCCAGCAGGGTGGCCCTGACAGACACACTTCTAGCCAGGGCAACTTCCAGAGGTCCTCTAGTTTGGGACTAGGCTGTGGGTTCTAGAGTAGCATCAAGCCCCAGGGCCACCCCAGGTTGTGTCCCCGGAAAGGATGATAAGGCTGAATGGGGGCAGAATCAAAGGAAAAGAGTCAGTGGGAGAAGGCTGGGTGCATCATGGGGCAGGGTGACAGTTGTGCTCCCGCAGGTATGCCATGGCCGTGATGAACCACCACGTGTGCCCCGTGGAGAACTGGTATGGCGCACTCTGCAGACAGCCTCACTCTAAAGCTCCCTTCATCTCTGTTCCCTCTGGGGCCGGGGCTGCCTCGAGCCAGATGGAGACACTGGGCCTCACTGCTCTTCTCTGACATTGGCAGcgcctgcccctccccaggcatGGCTTCGTGCCCACCTACCTGCTTCCCACCGTCATTCGCCCCTTTGGCTTCTGTCTCAGGGGGGCCCTGGGAAGTGGGCTCTTCTGCCCCTGCCAAGGGAGGTCTGGGAGGGTGGTCTCCGAGAGGCCTGAGGCTACAGGCCGAGGGCCTGGGGGAACCCCTTTCCCCCAGGCTActctctgtcctgcctgccaGGTCCTACAACGAATCCTGCTCTCCTGACCCCACTGAGCAAGGGGGCCCCAAGACCTGCTGCACCCTGGACGATGTCCCCCTCATCAGGTAAGGCCTAGAAACCGCGCAGGTCACAGAGACCCAAGGCCCTGCTAGACTCCCAACTAAGCCCCCCCAGCAAAGGCCTGTCCTTGGGTCTCAGGAATAATAATTCCATTAAGAGCACTTAATTACAATATTACTTACCAATTACTATGTACCGGACCCTGTGCTGAATGCTTTACATGCGTAGCGGTATTTAATTCTCCTAGCACTAAGGCAGCTGttgttttcaccattttataGGCAAGGAAAGTGAGACAGAGCTATGTCATCCATCCAGGTCCctcagctagtaagtggaggCACCTGGATTTAAGTTCAAGCTCTCCGTTTGCCCAGCCCAAGTTCTGGCTTAAGGGAAGCCAGACCCCCTGCAGGCCTTGACGGTCTCAGGGAGTCCAAGAGCCTCGGGGTCTGCCGAGCAATCCTGGGCACTGCCTACCCCAGCACGCACACCAGCTCTGCCTTGGGGGGAGGTGCGGCCAGCCTAGGGCCAAATGTTTGTGAGGGACCCTGGCCCTTCTCATCAGTCGGGCTTGCCTGCCAAGGAACAGGCACAGATAAGGCAAGGGAGAGCAGGCGGGCCAGAACGGGGCCTTCCGGTGCTCCTGCCCCCCCCTCACTCTGTCCTCGCCCCCTCCTCTCAGCAAGTGCGGCACATACCCCCCAGAGAGCTGCCTCTTCAGCCTCATTGGCAACGTGGGTGCTTTCATGGGTGAGTTGTGCCCTCGGCCCGACCACCAACCCGCTCAGTCCTGCCCGCCCTCACACCTGCTCCCCAAAGAGGCCCAGGAAGCCCTGGCCTCGCGCCGCCTACCCCGCCACGAGCTAAGGCCAGCGGGGCCACTTCTCTTCCGTTCCTTGAAGGCCCAAGGCTAACTTGCACACGGCCACGCTGGTAGGGCACACCACCCGCCTGTCCGTTCCCTTCCTGCCCTCAGAGTATCTGGGGAAAGCTGGTGGGCTCGCTGGACTGGGCCAGGGCCAGAGCCGGCCCCACCTGTGCTCTCCTCCCCCAGTGGCCCTGATCTGCCTCCTGCGCTACGGGCAGCTCCTGGAGCAGAGCCGTCATTCCTGGGTCAACACCACGACGCTCATCACAGGCTGCACCAACGCTGCGGGCCTGGTGGTGGTGGGCAACTTCCAGGTGCGCCTGCCCGCCCACCTCTTGCACTTCCCAAAGGGGGCCAGGCTTTCGGCAGGGGCCCTCAGTTTCCCGAGGGTTGCCCCtcagggttgggggtgggaagaaCAGGGCCCGGGAGGGGAAAAGCccgggagggagggacggagcgGGGTGGAGGGAGCTGCTTCACGGGTCGGCCCCTCTCTCCGGGCCCAGGTGGATCACGCTAAGTCTCTGCACTACGTCGGAACCGGCGTGGCCTTCACTGCCGGGCTGCTCTTTGTCTGCCTGCACTGTGCCCTCTCCTACCATGGGGCCACTGCCCCCCACGACCTGGCTGTGGCCTACCTGCGGATCGTGCTGGCAGCCATCGCCTTTGTCTCTCTGATCCTCAGTATCCTTCCAGGACAGGGCGGCCAGGAGCTCCTCCTGTAGCCCAGGCCCTCTCCCACCCAAGATGGGGATCCGCCCCCACCCAGGGTGGTCTTCTGCCCCCCTCTCACGGGAGGTGAGGCCTGGTCCTCGGCCCCAGCCTAGCCGCATATCCGGGAAGGCAGAAAGGGTGTCGCCAGGCTGCTGCCCATCCCACTGAACATTTCCTTAGCCCCATCCCAGGCGGGGTCTTCTTCATCCACGAGAGCTCTCAGCTGCAGCACGGGGCAGCCCTATGCGAGTGGGTGTTTGTCATCGACATCCTCATCTTCTACGGCACCTTCAGCTATGAGTTCGGGGCAGTCTCCTCGGAGACACTGGTGGCCACACTGCAGCCCGCCCCCGGCCGGGCCTGCAAGTCGTCCGGAAGCAGCAGCACCTCCACACACCTCAACTGTGCCCCTGAGAGCGTCGCCATGATCTGAGGTCTGGGGAGGGTGGCTGGCCCGGCCTCCGCAGCTCCCCACCCCGTTATCTCCTTCGCATTTATTTTGTACCAAAAAACGATTTTGAGAAAGTATTCTGTTGGGACAGAGGCTTCCTCGCTCCTGGAGGAGTGGCCATCCCACACCCACCTGTGCCATACAGGAGCGGGCCCTGGCGGCTGCCCAAGCTGCGCACAGCCTGCTCCCCACACCACagtgttatttttatgttttaaaggtCACGTATCCTCATTCACCCAGCCAGCCCTTCAGGTGCCTTCTACTCCCCCAGTGCCACTGGGGTTTCCTGCTGCAGGAATTGGGGGCTGGGAACAGCAAGAGGGACAGCagtctgggggcgggggtgagcaCTCCTTAGTCTGTGGGAAGGCCCACTT
Encoded proteins:
- the TMEM150A gene encoding transmembrane protein 150A isoform X2, yielding MVLAKYLKVAGSTPSSPPTSCPPPTPPPPWLPSLMTAWILLPISLSAFSITGLWTVYAMAVMNHHVCPVENWSYNESCSPDPTEQGGPKTCCTLDDVPLISKCGTYPPESCLFSLIGNVGAFMVALICLLRYGQLLEQSRHSWVNTTTLITGCTNAAGLVVVGNFQVDHAKSLHYVGTGVAFTAGLLFVCLHCALSYHGATAPHDLAVAYLRIVLAAIAFVSLILSGVFFIHESSQLQHGAALCEWVFVIDILIFYGTFSYEFGAVSSETLVATLQPAPGRACKSSGSSSTSTHLNCAPESVAMI
- the TMEM150A gene encoding transmembrane protein 150A isoform X1 — protein: MAHSADSLTLKLPSSLFPLGPGLPRARWRHWASLLFSDIGSACPSPGMASCPPTCFPPSFAPLASVSGGPWEVGSSAPAKGGLGGWSPRGLRLQAEGLGEPLSPRLLSVLPARSYNESCSPDPTEQGGPKTCCTLDDVPLISKCGTYPPESCLFSLIGNVGAFMVALICLLRYGQLLEQSRHSWVNTTTLITGCTNAAGLVVVGNFQVDHAKSLHYVGTGVAFTAGLLFVCLHCALSYHGATAPHDLAVAYLRIVLAAIAFVSLILSGVFFIHESSQLQHGAALCEWVFVIDILIFYGTFSYEFGAVSSETLVATLQPAPGRACKSSGSSSTSTHLNCAPESVAMI
- the TMEM150A gene encoding transmembrane protein 150A isoform X3, which produces MAHSADSLTLKLPSSLFPLGPGLPRARWRHWASLLFSDIGSACPSPGPTTNPALLTPLSKGAPRPAAPWTMSPSSVALICLLRYGQLLEQSRHSWVNTTTLITGCTNAAGLVVVGNFQVDHAKSLHYVGTGVAFTAGLLFVCLHCALSYHGATAPHDLAVAYLRIVLAAIAFVSLILSGVFFIHESSQLQHGAALCEWVFVIDILIFYGTFSYEFGAVSSETLVATLQPAPGRACKSSGSSSTSTHLNCAPESVAMI